From a single Lewinella sp. LCG006 genomic region:
- a CDS encoding PLP-dependent cysteine synthase family protein yields MHHENVVATIGNTPLIKLSNITQGIIPAQVYAKVEAFNPGQSAKDRVARYMIEQAEIKGILKPGGTVIEATSGNTGYSLAMVSALKGYRCVLTVTSKAGQEKLSLLRSLGAEVVICPADVEPEDPRSYYSRAEQLEKDIPNSVYLRQNWNKNNQLAHYHSTGPEIWEQTEGKITHYICCAGTGGTLSGTAQYLKEMNPDIKIVGVDAYGSVLKKYWETGVFDKNEIYSYKVEGLGKTIIPDNVDFDVIDDFIKVTDRNSALRARALARKEGLMVGYSSGSAMDAVFKLRHQLKPSDVVVVLFPDHGSRYLGKIFNDEWMKQQGFLSPQGEDVNPYSYHHMKRVYRVYRRKYGRYIRKTLLLE; encoded by the coding sequence ATGCATCACGAAAATGTAGTAGCAACTATTGGAAATACTCCTTTGATTAAGTTGTCCAACATCACTCAAGGAATAATTCCCGCCCAGGTTTATGCTAAGGTCGAGGCCTTTAATCCTGGCCAATCTGCTAAAGATCGGGTCGCAAGATACATGATCGAACAAGCAGAGATCAAAGGTATTTTGAAACCTGGTGGTACCGTAATTGAAGCTACCAGTGGCAACACGGGCTACAGTCTCGCAATGGTCTCCGCCTTGAAAGGCTATCGTTGTGTGCTTACAGTGACCAGTAAAGCTGGCCAAGAGAAACTATCCCTCCTTCGTAGCCTGGGGGCAGAAGTAGTGATCTGCCCGGCAGATGTAGAGCCAGAAGATCCTCGTTCCTACTACTCGCGGGCGGAGCAACTGGAGAAAGATATTCCCAATTCGGTTTATTTACGCCAGAACTGGAATAAAAACAACCAGCTCGCTCACTACCACTCTACCGGCCCTGAAATTTGGGAACAGACCGAAGGAAAGATTACCCACTACATTTGTTGTGCGGGTACCGGTGGAACCCTTTCGGGAACGGCCCAATACCTCAAAGAAATGAACCCCGATATCAAAATTGTTGGGGTAGATGCTTACGGCTCCGTCCTCAAAAAGTACTGGGAGACGGGTGTTTTTGATAAAAATGAAATCTATTCCTACAAGGTCGAAGGGCTCGGGAAGACGATTATCCCTGATAATGTTGATTTTGATGTCATTGATGACTTTATCAAAGTCACCGACCGCAACAGTGCATTACGCGCACGCGCCCTGGCTCGCAAAGAAGGTCTGATGGTAGGCTATTCCAGCGGATCAGCCATGGATGCGGTCTTCAAGCTCCGCCATCAGCTAAAGCCTTCCGATGTCGTTGTGGTGCTTTTCCCTGACCATGGTAGCCGCTACCTGGGGAAAATATTCAACGATGAATGGATGAAGCAACAGGGCTTTCTTTCTCCACAAGGAGAGGATGTCAATCCATATAGTTACCATCACATGAAGCGGGTTTACCGCGTATACCGCCGTAAGTACGGTCGTTATATTCGTAAAACGCTGTTGTTGGAGTAA
- a CDS encoding outer membrane beta-barrel protein codes for MKTLKFAALALSLFFTTQTLMAQVRVSPKVGVNLSALDAKLNDFDAEARTGWHAGLDFRMGDGVLFLNPGVQYQSYTARLMQDINQNTEVNFSEETTIQSLKVPLNVGLRVIGDNGLLGLHLKGGIVPTYVMGVKEVDNFDFSIDELNRLTWGANMGVGIDLLFFTADLTYEKGLTNFFENGEGKNNILSLSVGLKF; via the coding sequence ATGAAAACATTGAAGTTCGCAGCCCTGGCCCTGAGTTTGTTTTTTACCACCCAGACCCTGATGGCTCAGGTTCGTGTATCACCCAAAGTGGGGGTCAACTTATCTGCACTGGACGCTAAGTTGAATGATTTTGACGCCGAAGCACGTACGGGCTGGCACGCCGGCCTTGATTTCCGGATGGGCGATGGAGTCTTGTTCCTCAATCCCGGCGTTCAATACCAAAGCTATACCGCGCGCTTGATGCAGGATATCAATCAGAATACGGAGGTGAATTTTTCGGAAGAGACCACTATTCAAAGCCTCAAAGTACCGCTCAATGTAGGTCTTCGAGTGATTGGCGATAATGGTTTATTGGGCCTTCACCTCAAGGGAGGTATCGTTCCTACTTATGTCATGGGAGTGAAAGAAGTGGATAATTTTGACTTTTCTATTGATGAGCTCAATCGCCTTACCTGGGGCGCTAATATGGGAGTAGGTATCGACCTGCTGTTCTTCACGGCTGACCTGACTTACGAGAAAGGGCTGACCAATTTCTTCGAGAACGGAGAAGGTAAAAACAATATCCTCAGCTTAAGCGTTGGCTTGAAGTTTTAA
- a CDS encoding LytR/AlgR family response regulator transcription factor, whose protein sequence is MIKAVIIEDEINGLNNLKSLLAEHCEDVEIIGTAGSVDEGYKLLSNPRITPDVAFLDISLPDGLVFQLLNRLKPVDFDVIFVTAYEDYAIKACEYSSIGYVMKPIDPDTLVEAVERIQPDKQNEIDKRLDIFQNYMNNPNAFTKMSISALDGIYFVNIKDVVRFEAEDNYTHIFLEGGERITASKTIKAYEDMLAPFNFYRVHKRHVINLNYMRKFVKGDGGYLIMDDDIKIEVSRRRRPAFMEQMKRLQNGL, encoded by the coding sequence GTGATTAAAGCTGTTATCATTGAAGATGAGATTAATGGATTAAATAATCTTAAGAGTCTCTTGGCAGAACACTGTGAAGACGTAGAAATCATAGGTACTGCCGGATCGGTGGATGAAGGCTATAAGCTCCTTTCTAATCCACGGATTACCCCCGATGTAGCCTTTTTGGATATTAGTCTGCCAGACGGCTTGGTCTTTCAGCTCCTGAATCGCTTAAAACCCGTAGATTTTGACGTCATTTTTGTGACAGCCTACGAAGACTACGCCATTAAAGCTTGTGAGTACAGTTCTATCGGTTACGTGATGAAACCCATTGATCCTGATACTTTGGTAGAAGCCGTGGAACGTATTCAGCCTGATAAACAAAATGAGATCGACAAGCGTCTGGATATCTTCCAGAACTACATGAATAACCCGAATGCTTTTACCAAGATGAGCATTTCGGCACTGGATGGCATCTATTTTGTCAACATCAAAGATGTCGTGCGCTTTGAAGCAGAAGATAATTATACCCATATTTTTCTCGAAGGAGGAGAGCGGATAACCGCCTCGAAAACCATCAAAGCTTACGAGGATATGCTGGCTCCTTTCAACTTCTATCGGGTACATAAAAGGCATGTGATCAACCTCAACTATATGCGGAAATTTGTCAAAGGGGACGGAGGATATTTAATCATGGATGATGATATTAAAATTGAAGTTTCCCGTCGGCGCCGCCCTGCGTTTATGGAGCAGATGAAAAGGCTGCAAAATGGCTTGTAA
- a CDS encoding tetratricopeptide repeat protein: MEPNSFDAEAVFQRAMTAYQAGQLVEAEQLLRIILVEIPTHDGIMTTLGGVLLASGQIATSIELLQEAIQLNAANPDAYLNLGIAFQQSGNTPQAIAAIQQASQLAPQRPDIAYNLANVLLETQQFTEAIQVLHAIIEQQPDFLQAYDTLGAVYHYLQKTDIAQQTYEQALLIEPNDLKLLTTLGNLLADTGQTAAATTMFQRTIEAHPDHFLGYALMGKFYLDLGKNNEGLATLEKAYSLHPGDLNVNILLGNANNELGRTDQAEQFYRQALDISPDDPGALSNFRRLMSSKIPYWHFEMLADSERNNAYQAAIEKAVTPATRVLDIGTGSGLLSMMAARAGAERIVACEMNERLAATADEIIALNGYDQQIDLFSKKSTQLKVGKEVKEKVDLIISEILDVGAFGEGVLPSIRHAVQNLAKPEVKLIPAGLQLFGQLIEIPFRSRIAPVKEIAGFDLSPFEQFRISDEYFRIILKAENYQVLSPVIPLMKVDFYKLPPAYPDDRPMETFHEFSIEHNGSLQALVFWFDLQLDDDIIVSSRPEGELEHWGQALFCFPQHPEVKKGDKVRVKMLQSDMMIRFRLMV; the protein is encoded by the coding sequence ATGGAACCCAATTCTTTTGATGCCGAAGCTGTATTCCAGCGCGCGATGACCGCTTACCAGGCCGGGCAGCTGGTGGAAGCTGAACAACTGCTGAGAATTATTCTGGTAGAAATCCCCACCCATGATGGCATTATGACCACACTAGGGGGCGTACTACTGGCCAGTGGTCAGATTGCGACAAGCATTGAACTACTTCAGGAAGCCATACAGCTGAATGCTGCCAATCCCGATGCCTATCTTAATTTGGGTATTGCCTTTCAACAAAGTGGAAATACACCACAAGCCATTGCGGCTATCCAACAGGCCAGTCAACTTGCGCCACAGCGGCCCGATATTGCTTACAACCTCGCCAATGTACTGCTGGAAACACAACAGTTTACTGAAGCCATTCAGGTTTTACACGCGATCATCGAACAACAGCCTGATTTTCTACAAGCTTACGATACCTTGGGGGCCGTCTACCATTACCTCCAAAAGACAGATATCGCCCAACAAACCTATGAACAAGCACTGCTCATTGAGCCCAATGACCTCAAGTTGCTGACCACCCTGGGTAACCTCCTGGCAGATACCGGACAGACGGCTGCTGCTACCACCATGTTCCAACGCACCATTGAGGCTCATCCTGATCATTTTTTGGGGTACGCCCTAATGGGGAAATTCTATCTCGATCTTGGAAAAAACAACGAAGGGCTAGCTACGCTGGAAAAAGCTTATTCCCTTCATCCCGGGGATCTCAACGTAAATATCCTACTGGGTAATGCCAACAATGAACTCGGCCGCACTGACCAGGCCGAACAGTTTTACCGACAAGCTTTAGACATCAGCCCCGACGATCCTGGCGCACTCAGCAATTTCCGGCGTTTGATGAGTAGTAAAATACCCTATTGGCATTTTGAGATGCTGGCCGACAGCGAGCGCAACAATGCCTATCAAGCCGCCATTGAAAAGGCCGTGACTCCAGCTACCCGCGTATTGGATATTGGCACGGGATCGGGTTTGCTGTCCATGATGGCCGCCCGCGCAGGCGCCGAACGCATCGTCGCCTGCGAGATGAATGAGCGACTGGCAGCTACCGCCGATGAAATCATTGCCCTTAATGGCTACGACCAACAAATCGATCTTTTCTCAAAAAAGTCGACCCAACTGAAAGTAGGGAAAGAAGTAAAAGAGAAAGTGGATTTGATCATTTCAGAAATCCTGGATGTGGGTGCCTTCGGAGAAGGGGTCTTGCCTTCGATCCGGCACGCCGTGCAAAACCTGGCGAAGCCGGAAGTGAAGCTTATTCCAGCAGGATTGCAGTTGTTCGGGCAGCTGATTGAAATTCCGTTCCGCAGCAGGATTGCGCCCGTAAAGGAGATCGCAGGTTTTGATCTTTCTCCTTTTGAGCAGTTTCGAATATCCGATGAATATTTTAGAATCATCCTCAAAGCAGAAAATTACCAGGTGCTTTCTCCCGTCATTCCTCTGATGAAGGTAGATTTCTACAAGCTCCCGCCCGCGTATCCAGATGATCGCCCCATGGAAACTTTCCACGAGTTCTCCATCGAGCACAATGGCAGCTTACAAGCCCTCGTCTTTTGGTTTGATCTCCAATTGGATGATGACATCATCGTCTCCTCTCGCCCCGAGGGGGAGTTGGAACACTGGGGCCAGGCTCTTTTTTGCTTCCCTCAACACCCTGAAGTCAAGAAAGGCGACAAGGTGAGGGTCAAGATGTTGCAGAGTGATATGATGATTAGGTTTAGGTTGATGGTTTGA
- a CDS encoding NUDIX domain-containing protein yields MPTVNTVIKARVILYDHGRILLLKQTKPNGGNYTLVGGTVEAEEFAIQSLIRESKEEAGITLEQKDLTLVHVMHKRSKTEHRIGLFFKASRWEGKLRAREKEKFKAAHWYDLDRLPTNITPTIQQVLKCYRKGIFYSEMSSKTT; encoded by the coding sequence ATGCCCACTGTAAATACTGTTATTAAGGCAAGAGTTATTCTCTATGATCACGGCCGCATTTTGTTACTAAAACAAACCAAACCTAACGGAGGTAACTACACCCTGGTAGGAGGCACAGTTGAAGCAGAAGAGTTTGCTATTCAGTCACTTATCAGGGAAAGTAAGGAAGAGGCAGGCATCACATTAGAGCAAAAAGACTTGACCCTTGTACACGTCATGCACAAGCGCTCCAAGACCGAACACCGCATCGGTTTGTTTTTCAAAGCATCGCGCTGGGAAGGTAAATTAAGGGCTCGTGAGAAAGAAAAATTCAAAGCTGCTCACTGGTATGACCTGGATCGGCTACCCACCAACATCACCCCTACCATTCAGCAGGTACTGAAATGCTATCGTAAAGGCATCTTTTACTCTGAAATGAGCAGTAAAACTACCTAG
- a CDS encoding ion transporter, whose protein sequence is MSKPQNKPKRKAAHPPHFNPTRDKLHEIIFEADTPIGKAFDIVLLVLIVLSILLVMLESIDSFQASHRKVLVIIEWVLTVIFSIEYILRLWSVYHPWKYARSFFGIIDLLAILPTYIAFFFGGAQAFLVIRALRLMRIFRILKLGHFLSEGQYIASALRASFTKITVFLFFISILVTILGAFMYLIEGGTNSGFSNIPSSIYWAIVTLTTVGYGDITPATAIGKMLSAVVMVLGYAIIAVPTGIVTGELIKQARDTRNNTQACRYCGEEGHDDDAAYCKYCGNLLNLPTIDNDDEESSVL, encoded by the coding sequence ATGAGCAAACCGCAGAATAAACCAAAGCGCAAAGCAGCGCATCCCCCACACTTCAATCCTACGCGGGATAAACTACATGAAATCATTTTCGAAGCAGATACGCCCATAGGGAAGGCTTTTGATATCGTTTTGTTGGTCCTGATTGTGCTCAGTATCCTGCTGGTGATGCTGGAGAGTATTGACAGCTTTCAAGCTAGTCACCGCAAAGTTCTCGTTATTATCGAATGGGTACTAACGGTCATTTTCTCGATAGAATATATCCTACGCTTGTGGTCGGTCTATCATCCATGGAAGTACGCCCGGAGTTTTTTTGGAATCATCGACTTACTGGCTATTTTGCCTACTTATATCGCGTTTTTCTTTGGTGGTGCCCAGGCTTTTTTGGTCATTCGCGCCTTACGGCTGATGCGTATCTTCAGGATTCTCAAGTTGGGTCATTTCCTTTCGGAAGGGCAATACATTGCTTCCGCACTACGGGCCAGCTTCACGAAAATCACTGTTTTTCTGTTTTTTATTTCCATCCTGGTGACCATTTTGGGGGCCTTCATGTACTTGATTGAAGGCGGTACCAATTCAGGGTTTTCCAACATTCCCAGTTCTATTTACTGGGCCATTGTAACCCTCACCACGGTAGGTTATGGCGACATTACTCCTGCTACTGCTATAGGGAAGATGCTTTCTGCCGTCGTGATGGTTTTGGGTTACGCGATCATTGCCGTACCTACCGGCATTGTTACTGGCGAGTTGATCAAGCAAGCGCGTGATACCCGCAACAATACCCAGGCTTGCCGCTATTGTGGCGAAGAAGGGCATGATGATGATGCTGCCTACTGCAAATATTGTGGCAACCTCCTGAATTTGCCCACCATTGATAATGATGATGAAGAATCTTCGGTGTTGTAA
- a CDS encoding transposase → MKSTNKVNRPKRRRNYSETFKKARVKDYEEGTFSVAQIGRLYSIHVNILYRWISKYSSYDQQKAIIVEVPNSQTEKVKLLEKRVAELERSLGQKQIKLDYYESFIEELREAGIDVEKKSGFTTPLSGSCRNTDQK, encoded by the coding sequence ATGAAGTCAACGAATAAGGTTAATCGGCCCAAAAGGCGTCGTAATTACAGTGAAACCTTTAAAAAAGCGCGAGTTAAGGACTATGAAGAAGGTACCTTTAGCGTGGCCCAGATAGGTCGTTTATACAGCATCCATGTAAATATTCTGTACCGCTGGATAAGTAAGTACAGCTCGTACGATCAACAAAAAGCGATAATAGTGGAAGTACCAAATTCCCAGACGGAGAAGGTTAAATTGCTGGAAAAGCGGGTGGCTGAACTAGAACGTTCTCTAGGTCAAAAACAAATTAAATTGGACTACTATGAGAGCTTTATAGAGGAGCTTCGTGAAGCAGGAATAGATGTTGAAAAAAAAAGTGGTTTTACGACTCCCTTGTCCGGCTCTTGTCGAAATACAGATCAGAAATGA
- a CDS encoding histidine kinase, protein MFAASERIVIQPGLWEQKLAQQQDPLQRLAIIDQLAGHYAYTNVLRAQQLLLEQWKLLAQHEVEDFMFRYFLNKMVVQNQLYDFTGAAETARQGIDYLEAAGSIKQLTELQIEYAGISINLGDLEAAERFLQKALKVLKNFPDQQLHSRIACRKGYLYLHAGNHSIATEQFLNAISMLEVKEESLPLRDEYFRSLAFAGLGQVYEHNEEYEKSVRAFLRVVDLCERLGMSNRLAWHYLNVGRAYIGLGDVASAKDFLQKVIDTRDDLSLEARASAYANLGFCTFEEGDFTAALELLHRAEHLHQELNPNDFSNLCVIASWRGRIQTEQENYEAAQASFTEALRYAEAEEDYKMLAEVHSDFAALYAEIENYQLAYEYQLEHDRFLEIYLEDQDRRQQQELEMKYQAARKQQETELLELKATRLQLKALRAQMNPHFIYNALNSIQHFITSNKGAIASRYLAKFAKLMRQSLDYSDEESISLEKEIEFLQDYLYINEKLRFEDRLSYRVVVDDDLEEDILGVPTMIVQPYVENALEHGLRSRKDGLITVQFKLWDDDTICCIVEDNGIGRKKALAQQHNDPNRQNYRSRGTQITEKRLELLRRTKKQEVSVRTIDLYDEKTGLATGTRVEIMIPIVEIQVK, encoded by the coding sequence ATGTTCGCGGCATCTGAAAGAATTGTAATCCAACCAGGGCTGTGGGAGCAGAAACTCGCCCAGCAGCAAGACCCTCTCCAGCGATTGGCGATCATTGATCAGCTGGCTGGCCACTACGCCTATACCAATGTTTTGCGCGCCCAGCAATTGTTGCTCGAACAGTGGAAGCTCCTGGCGCAACACGAGGTGGAAGACTTCATGTTCAGGTATTTTCTCAACAAAATGGTCGTTCAGAACCAATTGTATGATTTCACAGGAGCAGCGGAAACAGCCCGGCAAGGGATAGATTATCTGGAGGCTGCCGGCTCCATCAAGCAACTCACTGAGCTACAAATCGAATATGCGGGCATCTCCATCAACCTTGGTGACCTGGAGGCAGCAGAGCGCTTTTTGCAAAAAGCACTGAAGGTATTAAAGAATTTTCCTGACCAGCAGCTTCATTCTCGGATTGCTTGTCGAAAAGGTTACTTGTACCTGCATGCCGGCAACCACTCGATTGCTACGGAGCAATTTCTCAATGCCATTTCTATGCTGGAAGTGAAGGAGGAGTCGCTGCCACTGCGCGACGAATACTTCCGTTCGCTGGCATTTGCGGGGCTTGGACAAGTTTATGAACACAACGAAGAATACGAAAAAAGCGTTCGGGCCTTTCTGCGGGTAGTCGACCTGTGCGAACGCCTGGGCATGTCCAACCGGCTGGCCTGGCATTATCTCAACGTCGGTCGGGCCTACATTGGACTAGGAGATGTGGCATCCGCAAAGGACTTTCTCCAGAAAGTGATCGATACCCGTGATGATCTTAGCCTGGAAGCACGGGCCAGTGCTTACGCCAATCTGGGATTCTGTACCTTTGAAGAAGGCGATTTTACCGCAGCATTGGAACTGCTGCACCGGGCCGAACACCTCCATCAGGAGCTGAATCCTAATGATTTTAGCAACCTCTGTGTCATCGCCTCCTGGCGGGGACGTATCCAAACGGAACAAGAGAATTACGAAGCAGCACAAGCCTCGTTTACGGAAGCTTTACGCTATGCCGAAGCTGAAGAGGATTACAAAATGCTGGCGGAGGTGCACAGTGATTTTGCTGCTCTTTACGCAGAAATCGAAAATTACCAACTGGCTTACGAGTACCAACTTGAGCACGATCGTTTCCTGGAGATTTATCTCGAAGACCAGGATCGTCGGCAGCAGCAGGAACTGGAAATGAAATACCAGGCTGCGCGTAAACAACAGGAGACAGAGTTGTTGGAACTCAAGGCGACCCGCTTACAGTTGAAAGCACTCAGGGCGCAGATGAACCCACACTTTATCTACAATGCCCTGAATTCCATCCAGCATTTTATCACCTCTAATAAGGGAGCCATTGCCTCGCGTTACCTGGCCAAATTTGCTAAACTGATGCGCCAGAGCCTTGATTATTCCGATGAAGAAAGTATTTCCCTGGAAAAGGAGATAGAGTTTCTTCAGGATTACCTTTATATCAATGAAAAACTGCGCTTTGAAGATCGGTTGTCGTATCGCGTAGTGGTGGATGACGACCTGGAGGAGGATATCCTCGGCGTGCCTACCATGATTGTGCAACCTTACGTGGAGAATGCCCTGGAGCATGGCCTGCGTTCCCGTAAAGATGGCTTGATCACCGTACAGTTTAAACTATGGGATGATGATACTATCTGCTGCATAGTAGAAGACAATGGCATTGGGCGGAAAAAAGCCCTGGCTCAGCAGCATAACGATCCCAATCGCCAGAATTACCGCTCCCGCGGGACACAGATTACCGAAAAAAGGCTAGAGTTGCTGCGAAGAACCAAAAAGCAAGAAGTATCAGTACGTACCATCGACCTCTACGATGAAAAGACCGGCCTAGCTACTGGTACCCGCGTCGAAATTATGATTCCGATTGTGGAAATTCAGGTGAAGTAA